The genomic region TACTTCTTCGCGACTCAGGACAATGAAGGGAGGTGAAAAGCATGGAAATCGATCTCACTGTCTTCGAGCTCGACATCTTTGCCGAAGCTCGCATCGACGAATGAGTGCCATTGGATAGTCCTGTAGAGCGTCATGGATGGGGTCCCATGACGCTCCGCCCTCCCCGGGCATGCCGCGACTCGAAAGGACGTCTCGTATGCTTGAAAACTCCGCGCTGCGTCACTTTGCCGTCACCGATGGCTTGCTGAAGGGCACGGCGCTGGTTGCTAAAGTCACGGGGCTGGCCGCCGTCGCATTGATGTCAAGTTTTGGCGCCAGCGCGATCCTCTTTTCGAGTTTTCTCCAGATGCTGGCGACTGGGCTCTTGGAGGTCCCGACCGGCTGGCTGTCCGATCGATTTGGATGGGCTCGCACGTTGATCGTGGCACTGTGGGGAAAGTGTTGCATCACGATGCTGATGGTCCTGGCCGTGGCGACCGCCGCTGCCGGCCACGTCGGACTAGCATGGAGTTGTCTCGCGTTTGAGGCCCTCGGCGATGCCATCGCGTCGGCACTGATGAACGGTTCTTATCAGAACGCCTATCTCGAATGGTATCGCGAGCGCAATGACGGTGAGGTGACTCCTCCCCCACTCTTCCTGGCGAGCTATCGCTTCGCCCAGCGGGTTCGGCTCCTCCTGCCCGTCGTCATCATCGCCGCCGTGTCCGTGATTCGTTGGATCGGCCACTTGGCGGGAGAGACCGCTATCGTAGTGAGCTCGCTGGCGAGTTGTGGATTCGTGCTTGTATTGCGCGGTGTCGTCCTGGTGCGCATCTGCACCGACCTACAGCAGCAACGAGCGCGCGATCGTTTAGTGCCTTTCGCGATCGCCACTGTCCTGAATAGTGTGCGCACGCAGCTGCGCAGCGATCTGGCGCAAGCGCGAACCACGTTCGTCACGACGTGGCATCCGTTTCTTCTGTATGTCCTCGGCCGGATTATCGCGGCAGCATCGGCCCTCTTTTTGATGGGGCATATCATGCAACGCTTCGTTGTGCTCTGGCATCTTGAACACTCCGGGTGGTCGGCGGCCACGATATTTGCAGTGGCTTACTATATTGCGGAGATGGGCATTGCGGCGACTCTGTTTCCGCGAATCACCGATCACAATGTATGTCGGATGACTCGGATTCTGGCGATGGTCGCGATCTGCCTCGGCTTAGCCCACGGCATTCTCATGGTCACCGGCAGGGCACCGGTGAGCGCCTTCAGCATGCTCATTGGCTTTGCGCTCGTCGGCCTAATCGCCGGCAAAATGATGCAACAGTTCATCGCCTCGCGATGTGAGACCTGCGTGCCACAGATGATTCGTGCAACGTGGTTGAGTGTCGCGGAGAGCCTGGCACTACTGATCTACGCAACGATCGCAGGGATTGCCCTGACCGGTTCCCCGCCCACTGCATATTTGACCGTTGTGGGTTGGTTGACGCTCGCGGCGGGCTTATTGGGATTCCTTGCGAACCGGGTGCCCTTTGTGCCGTCGGCACAGCGTTCCTTTCACGCCATCCTGCGCCACCACGTGCTCATGAGTATGCTCCTTGGGGCCGTCGCGTTTGGCGCGTACGACCTCATCGCCTCAATTCATGCCATGACGAAAACCCAACGGCAGTTTGAATCCACGCTGGGCGATGTCGTTGTGTCATCGATTCGAGAGCCGCTCACTCAGGGAAGTTTCACCGAGGCCAATCTACGACTTTCTCGCATGGAAACCGCTGGGACGTTCCTGTGCTATCGCCTTACCGTTTGGGATTTTTCTCAAGATTCCTGTCCGGCAATGTCACGCGCTCGGTTATTCGTTCGCAATAGGGAGTTTCCCATTCGCCTCGCTACCAACGACCCGCGGGCGATCGGAACAATCACAATGCACTTTGATCAGACACCCATGGTCTGGGCGATCGTCCGACGGATCGGCATCGATATCCTGCTTTTTGCGATGTTTGGTTTCCTGGCCGTCCGAGTATCACGGCGCGTGGGACAGCATCTGACGCATGAATTACAGCAGGTTATCGAGCATACGGAGGACGCAAAGACTGTGCCCCACAGCACTCCGTCATTTATCACTGTTGAGTTTCAGCAATTATCGGATCGCTTCCATCAATTGGTTCGCTGTATTGAGGACAATGCAAAAAAAATAGCACTCGGCAAACTCGCCCTGCAAGTCGCGCACGATCTCCGTTCTCCACTGTCGTCGATTCAAGTGGCGGGGCGGATTTTGGGGGAAGAGGTGGGACGCGAAGGACGGAGTGGGCAGGCAATGAATTTGTTGCGGCTCGGGTGTCATCGGTTGGGGGAGATTGCGAATGACCTGTTGCAGCGTCCGGCGGCCGCGGACGGCGCGCCAGCGGATGGGGCGTCACCGACGCCGGTGCCGTTTGCGCTGCACGAGGTGTGCGATGAGTTGCTGGGAGAATTTCAGGCACAAACGTTGGGCGACGGCGTCACGTTCGTGAAGGCGTATCACCCCGAAGCGCTGGTGCTGCGCGGGGACCGGACGGGATGGGCGCGGGCGTTGGGGAATCTGCTGAAGAATGCGTTGGAGGCAATGCAGAGTGCGGCGGCGGCGCGGCCGATGCAACTGACCATCGGGACGGCCGTGGCGGGCGAACGCGTGCAGGTGCAGGTAACCGACACCGGTCCGGGGATGAGTGCAGCCACGGTCGCGAAGATCCTCCAGGGCGGGCACACGGAAGGCAAAGCGGACGGGCATGGGATCGGGATGACGGTGGTGCAGGAGGTGGTCACCGCGCATGGCGGGCAACTCGCGGTCGCCTCGGTCGTTGGACAGGGCACGACGTTCACGCTCACGGTGCCGGCGGCGTTGCTTGAACCGACAGTCGTCACGATTCCGGTGGAGGCAGGCAGCCTGGTCCTCGTGCTCGACGACGACCCGGGGATGCGGGAGCAGTGGCGGATGTTGTTGTGGGAACAGGACGTGGTCTGCGAACGATTTACGTGTTGGGAGGACTACGCGACCTCTGCTGCGGCGCACGACAGCGCACATCCGCCGCGCACGGTGATTGTGGATTACCACTTCGACAACAGTGCAGTGGATGGTGTGACGATCGTCCGCCGATTGCGGGGCCAAGGCGTGCCGCACCTCGTGCTGTGCACTGCCGAGTATTGGAAGCCCTCGCTCCGCGAGGTAACACGGGACTTAGGTATCACGCTGTGTCCGAAGCCCGTCCCGCGCGTGGTCGTGGAGTGGATGCCGACAAAGCCCATCGGCACGAATGCCGCCGCGAATTGCCCAACGGAGATTACTGCGTCCACCGACGGTGCCCCCGTCACCGGCCCGGGCGTGTTGGTCATTGACGACGACTCCGGGGTGCGCTTCGCGTGGGAGATGGAGCAAGCTCGCCTCGGCATCGGCACGTTAATGTCGTACGACTCCATGGAATCCTGCGCCGCCGCCGCGCCCGATTACGCGCAGTTCGATTTTGCATTCGTCGACAAGAATATCCCGAACAGCACCTGGCAGATCGCGCAAGTCATCACGCACTTGAAGGCCGCCGGCGTGAAGCGCGTGATCCTCGCCACGGGCGAAAATAAAATCCACACCCCCGACGACCCCGTCTGGACGCTCGCCGACGGCGTCGAGCCGTTGAAGGTACCGGAGGTGTTGCCGAGTTGAGTCTTGATAGCCTTGTTCAGCGTTCGCCAACGGTTATTGTCGCGCCGGACCGGCTTTCACACATCAAAAAAACCAGCGGCAAGACGATCAACGTTAACACCGTAGACGAGAATACGCCGCCGATCACAACCGTGGCCAGCGGGCGTTGGACTTCGGCGCCGAGGCCGGTGGAAAACATCATCGGCAGGAAGCCGAAGATCTCGACCAGCGCGGTCATCAGCACGGGGCGCAGGCGCAGCAGGCATCCTTGAAAAACCAGTGTGACACCGGAATGTCCCGTCTCATGGCGCAAGAGATTGATGTAGCTGACGAGCACGATCCCATTCAAGAGCGCAATGCCGATGAGGGCGATGAATCCGACGCCGGCGGAAATACTGAACGGCAAGCCGGTCATGAACAACATCACGATGCCACCCACCATCGCCAACGGGACGCCGCTGAAGATCAGCAACGTTTGGAACAGATTGCGAAACACCAGATGGATCATCACCAGCACCAGCAGGAGGATCAGTGGCATTAAAACGAGCAACCGCGCCTTGGCCGCTTCCAGATTCTTGAAATTCCCGCCCCATTCGAAATAGGAGCCGGCAGGAAGCGGGATGGCCTTTTCCAACGTCGCCTGGGCCTCTTGCACAAAACTTTCCGTGTCGCGCCCCCTGGGATTCAGCAGAATGGCGGTCCGCCGCTTGGTGTTTTCACGGATGATCAGTCCGAAACTTTCCGCCAGCCTCACATTGGCCACATCGGCGAGACGGACATTCAAATAGGGGCCGATCGAGACCGGGAGTTGCTTGATTTGCTCGATATCGGAACGTTCTTGTTCGCCCACGCGGATCACAATGGGGAAGCGTCTCGCGCCTTCGTACAACGTGCCTGCGTCCAATCCGCCGATCGCCGTGGCCACCGTATCAAGGACGGTCTGGACGGGAATGCCCATCTTTTCGAGCAGCGCGTGGTTCGGAACGATCTGTAAGAGCTTTGATTTTTCGGAAACCTCGGCTTCCACATCACCGGCCCCCGGAATGGCTTTTAAGAGCGTTTCGGCCTGTTCGGATTGTTCCAACAACAGGTTCAGATCGTCGCCGAAAATTTTCACCGACACATCCGCGCGCGTCCCTTCCAGAAGTTCATTAAAGCGCATCTGGATCGGCTGCGTGAGGATCGGTTCCTGATCCGGAATTTCACTTCTGAGCTGTTCGACGACCGCAGCAGCCAGCGCGTCTTTGCTGCGGCGATGACCGTCTATTTGCGACCACTCGCGCTGCGGTTTGAGCATCACGAACGTATCGGTCAGATAAATCCCCATCGGATCGGTGGCGGCTTCGGCGGTGCCGGTCCGCGAAAACACGTTCGCCACTTCCGGAAATTGCATGATGACACGCTCCGAATGTTCCTGCATGCGGACCGCTTCGCTCATGCTGATATTGACGTCGCGCTGGAGCATCACGACGATCGACCCCTCATTCAACTGGGGAACGAACTCGGCGCCCAGCCGAGTAAACAGCGCGAGCCCTGTCAACAAGACAAGGCCGATACCCGACAGAACGACCGTCCGGCGATTCAAACTCCAATACAGCAAACCGTGATAGCCGTGGCGCATGGCCCGCATCAACCAAGGCTCCTGTTCCGCCGCGTTGCCGCTCAGCAACAGCGACGCAAGCGCCGGAGCGGTCGTGAAGGAAAAAAACAACGCGCCGAGCAGGGCAAAACAAAACGAAGCGATCATCGGCTGGAACATTTTCCCTTCGATCCCGGTTAGCGCAAAGACGGGCAGCAGGACCAACACGATAATCAACTGTCCGAACCCGGCCGCCTTCCGCGTTTCGATGGTGGCATCGACTACCGTTTCCTGCAGTTCTTTGTCGGTTAAAGGACGGGCGCGTGCTTTGACTCGTTCGTGGACCAGACGAACGCAGTTGTCCATCACGATGACGGCGCCGTCCACGATGATGCCGAAATCGAGCGCGCCCAAACTCATCAGATTGCCGGAGAGACCCCGTGCTTTCATGAGCAGAAACGTGAACAGGAGCGCGAAGGGAATCGTCAGCGCCGTGATGACGGCTGCGCGGAAGTTGCCCAACAACAGCAACAGCACGACAATGACAAGCGCCGCGCCCGTGAGGAGGTTATGGACCACGGTCTCCAACGTCGCATCGACGACTTCCGCGCGATTGTAGAGCGTTTCAATCGTGATGCCCGGCGGCAGATTTTTATTGATGTCCTCGAGCCGTGCGGCGACCGCCTTGGCCACGCTCCGGCTGTTTTCGCCGGTCAGCAGAAACACGGTCCCCAGAATGGCCTCTTGGCCGCGGACCAGTGCGGAGCCGACCCGCAAGCCGCTCTCCACCGCGACCCTGGCGATATCGCCGATAGTCACGACGCGCAGATTCTCCATCGTCTTGACGGGGACCTTTCGAATTGCATCGGCCGACGCAAAGAGCCCGACCGCCTGGACGAGGAGAAGCTCCTTCCCCTGTTCGATATATCCCCCGCCCACGTTCTTATTGCTGGCCTCCAGCGCAGCATGAAGATCCTCGAAATTCAGCCCCCATTCCGTCATGGCCTTGATGTCGGGCTGGATATGATATTGTTTCTCGTACCCTCCGGTCGTATCAACCCCGGCCACCCCCGGCACCGTCATCAAACGCGGGCGGATCATCCATTCCTGGATCGCGCGCAACTCCATGAGTTGAGCCTTTCGCGCCGGTCCCGTGAGCGGAAGTTTCGCTTCCACCGTGTACATGAAGATCTCGCCTAATCCGGTGGAGATCGGCCCCAATTGTGGTTGTATGCCAGGCGGCAATTCGCGCAACACGGCGGACAATCGTTCGGCCACCTGCTGGCGGGCCCAATAGATATCCGTGCCGTCTTCGAAATTCACAGTGACTTGCGAGAGACCGAATTTTGAAAGCGATCGGATATGCGTCACATGCGCGATCCCGTTCACTGCCGCTTCAATGGGATACGTAATCGCTCGCTCGATTTCTTCCGGCACTAATCCTTCCACCAGACTGTTCACCGACACTTGGACATTGGTGATGTCCGGCACGGCGTCGATCGCCAGATGTTCAAAGGCGATCCATCCCATCGCCGCCACAAGCAGCGTGAAAAGCAGCACGAGCCAGCGGTTGTGGACTGAAAATCGAATGACTGCGTTCACCATATGGAGACTCCGCCTACATTTTCGCTTCAAGCACTCTCCCGTCGAGGATGTAGAGCCGCCAGAGGGCGTCGACGGCGATCAATTCCTGTTCGTGGCGCGTGCTGGTGATGTCGTACAATTGGTTGTGGATCTCGATCACCAGGGCACTGGTCACCAGACCCTTTTCAAAATACGTTTCTAAATGTTGATGCTCGACGGCCAGTCCTGGGATGGACCGGCTGGCGCGGAGTGCCTGAACAGCCGCACGGTAGCGCTTCAGTTGCAGGAGTCTTTCCGCCGCATTTTTTCTCAGGACCTGTTCCAGATTCGCCCGGGCACGTAACTGATCCGCTTTGGCAAACGCTTTTTCTCCGCGATTGCGGTTCCACAGCGGAAGCGGCACGGAAACCGTGACGCCGCCAAACCAGCGTGTTTCACCGCTATCCTGAGCTTCGGCGTCGACGCTGGGGCCGATTTTCAGATCGGGCCAGGCGTTCGATTGTGCAACGGCGACCTTCCATGCGGACAGCTGCTGCTCGGAACGTGCCAACTCCAGCGAGGCACTGGAGCGTGGGGCTGGCTCCATCGCGCTGGGCGACTGGGGCCACCGCGCCGGCTTCGGCAAATGGCGCGCAATCGTCCGGCCGGGAATCCCGGTTGCCGCTTCCAGCGACGCCATCATCCCGGCGCGTTCCTGAATCAGTGCAATCTGTTTGAGTGTGTACGCTTCCCGGGCCAACCTAAACGAGGATTGGGAAACTTCCTGCTCCGGTGTCCGTGTCGGCCGGGCATTGAGCGCAGCGAGGAGCTTGCTGAAGGTCGTGATGGTTTCCTCGGCCCGTTCCAACTCCAACCTGATCTGCCGGAGTCGATACAATGCGAACACGGTTTGCAGCGCTACGGCTTCTTGATTGCGCTTCACGGCAATGCCCGCTTGCTTGACCAGCGCCCTCGCCTGACCAATCCGGGCCCTCCGTTTGCCGCCGACTTCTACGGTGTGCAACAAAGCAGTCTCGCTGCTCCACCGAATTGCACCGGTGTTGTGCCCTCCCAGCACGCGGCCTTGGAGCTCCGGATTCGGTCGCTGTCGAGCGATCTGCACCAGTTGCGTGTCGCGCGCCGTCTCCGCCTGCGCGTGAATCACGTCGGGATGCCGGCCCAGCGCGCATTGGAGAATATCTTGGGCCGACACGATTGCATCGCAGGAATTCGCCCGCACATCCTGCGCGCCGCTCGCAACCAGCGTGGAGCTTGCAAAGAATAGGATCAAGATACGAAACGAATGACGTATCATCGCATCGTCCTTATTTTGTTCGTCGTCCGCACAGAGACACGACGGCTGCTACCGACACCGCAAGTGCCGTCAGGCGATCGGCGGCCGTTCGATCCGGGAAGGGAAACACTCGTCGTGGAGACCGCCGGGAGACATCTGGAAGTAACGCCTGTCCGAACGTGCCGGCGTCCGCAGGGTCACGGGTTGGGGAAGACTGGAGACGTGGAGGCTTCGGCACTGTAGGCAACAATCCGCACCGGCACACGATCCGGCCGCTTTATCGGCGCAACAGAAAGAACTTTCCAGCGACGCACCAGCCATGCCGAAAAAGAGCAGTATCGCAATGCAACGCAGACCGTTTCTGAACCACAACATTGACACCGCCATATAAGAAAAGTGCGGCGAAGTCCACGCTTACCACCGGAGGGCCTTAGAGACAGACTCCGCCCGCTGCGAATGTAACCTGCAACCTGGGCGACATTTGACGGTGGCCGAGCGCTTTCTCAGAATGGAAACCATTACGGCGTCGTAACCGACCGTATTGTAAGTCCTGCATAGCTGGCGCGGAACTTGCGTGTCTCAAGAGTGATGAAACCGCGACTGGACTGGTACCGCGGTTGGATCACCATCTGCGCAGTGACCCTCCTGTCCTGCCAGGGGGCCGCACCGGAAGTTGAGACTCCTCGGGCGGAATTGCCGCAGCCGGTGGAAAATCGCAACGCACCTGCCCATCAGCCGGAAGCCGAGCTGCCGCCACCAATACCGGACCCCGCGCTCCCAATCACCGTGCCCAGCGCCCCGAACACGCCGCTCAGCACGGTTGACCCTGCGACATTCTCGTCGCCGCTGCCCAGCGAACCACAGCCGACCGCGTCGCCGCTTATTCCACCGACGCCGCCCCCCCCGTCATCGCCGGACCCGCCCGTTGTATCTCCTGCCACTCCGCCCCCACCCGACAGTGTCCCCGCTCCGGTCACCGAAGCGGACGAGCGGCAAACGCTGTTGCACGCGCTGTTGCAACTGGATCGCCCGATCATCGTGGACACTCCGAAGCCAGTGCATGTCACAACGTTCGGCGCGATCCCCGATGACGGGATCGACGACACGGCGATGATCCAGCAGGCCATCGACACGGCGATCAAGCAAGGGGGGATCAATGCCACGAAAAAAATATCGGCCCAAGGGACGCCCGTCGTCTACTTTCCGCGCGGCGTTTATCAAATCTCCAAGCCACTGACGATTTCGTTGGGAGGCTACGCCCCATACCAGGTCTTGCGAGTGCTGGGCGATTGGGCCACGCTGCGGGTCACGTTACCGGTCAATGCCGCACCACTCACCTCGGTCCTCTCCGTCAACATCGCCGGCTTTCTCCAAGTCGAAGGGCTGATCTTGGATGCGAACGAGCAGGCGATCCACGGCCTCGAGACCTACAAATTCGGCGGTGGCCGAGTCAGCCGCATGGAACGCATGATCGTGATGCGCGCGCTCGGGGATGGCCTGGCGATCCGCACCAGCACCGGGCCGTATTTCGGGCGGATCGTGGCATTGGGCAATCGCGGACACGGGTGGCGACTGAGCGGGGACAACGGGCTGATCTGCGAACAGTGTGCGGCGGTGCATAACGGCGGCCACGGGTTCGCGATCTCCGGCGCAATGGAGCAGAATGTCCCCTTTTCCGGCGGATGCCATTTCTATGATGTCTGGTCGCATGGAAACCGGGGAGCCGGCGCGCTGCTCTCGGCACAACCGCTGGCCGGACACGATGCCGTCAGTCTGCGTGGTGGCCGCATCACGGAAAACAGCGGCGACGGTTTGTCGATCGATGCCGGCGAAGTCAACCTCACAGATCTGACGATTGCATCGACGCGTGAGGGCAGCACGGACACCGATGATCCGGCGGCGGCGCGCGCGATCCGTCTTTTCAGCGCGGCCAATGGGGCTTTCATCAGTCGAAATCGGATCGAGCCGGCTGAGGATCCTGGTTTCGCGGCGATCGCCGCCGTCACCGCCGTCAAACATTATTCGTTTCTGAAAAATACGATCGGCACCACGCCGCAGGAACCGCCGGTGCAATGGGTAGATGCGTCGCCGCCGCTCTCGCTGGAGCTGGCGACTGAACCGCCCCCAGCCGCTGATACCGTGCAAACGGCGTTGCTGACCCAAGTGGCAAAAGCCCCTCTCGCCGCCGCTTCGAGCCTCGCCACCCCGATCGACATTACCCTCCACGGTGCGGTTTCCGACGATGGGCTGGATGACGGCCCGGCGATCCAAGCCGCGTTGGACCTGGCTGGGCAGCGAGCGCAGCAGGGCCTCGCGACGACGGTATTTATTCCTCGCGGGATCTTTCATATCGGGACCACGCTGGTGCTATCTGGCACACCGTCGGGCGGTGGCGCGACATCCGGCTCGCCGGTCGGATCGGTGCGGATCATCAGCGATTGGGGCATATTGCGCCGATCGGCGCCGGTCGGTGCCGGCGGTACGGCACTGAGCGGGGCCAGCGTGTTACGAGTACAGAATGCGGCGGGGGTACAGATCGAACGAGTGCAGATCGACGCCACGACCAGTCCGATCGGGTTAGAGATCGTGGGGAGCCAGGAAATCACATTGCGGGGCGTGACAGTGCACGGCGCGATTTCAACCGGCGTGCGGGTCTTGGCAAGTCGGGATCTGACGATGGTCTCGAGCAGTAGCGATGCCGCCCAGACCGGCGTGGGATGGTGGTTTGAGGACACGGCCCATGTCATGGCACTCGCATTGCGGGCGATGAGCAATCGCGACGGCGTCGTCATCCGAGGCGCGGCGCTGGACCATACGACGGTCGGGCTCTGGGCAGAACTCAACACCGGAGATGCCGTGCGTATTGAAGCGACCGCGCGCGGCGTGCCGCAGGCGATCACGTTCCAGGAAGGCTGGTTCGAGGGAAACCAAGGCGATGGCGTGCGCAGCGACGCCGGATCAATCAGTGTCGAAGGTCTGCGGATGATTACGTACGATAGCAAGACGTCAACCCGCGGCCTCCGCATCGGCGCTGCGGCAATGCCGGTCCGATTGCTCGGCAATCGATTGAATGCGTCGGGCTTCGCCGGCAACTATTACGGCAACATCACGCTGCACCGCACGCTGAGTGTGCACGACGAGATCATCGGCAACTTCGGCGCGTACAACAGTGTCCCGTTGTTGATCGTGGAAGCAGCGCCGTAAACCGCTTTAGCCCGACCGCTGCGGATTGGCGGGGTGGTCTTTCCAGGTGATGCGGCGGGAGGCGTCGTCGACGCGGCGCATCGTGATGCACTGGTCGACCGGGCAGACGAGGCTGCAGAGGTTGCAGCCGACGCAGTGATCTTCTTTGATCTGCGGGATGCGACTCCCTTCCACTAAACGGATCGACTGATGCGCGCCGT from Deltaproteobacteria bacterium harbors:
- a CDS encoding GHKL domain-containing protein; its protein translation is MLENSALRHFAVTDGLLKGTALVAKVTGLAAVALMSSFGASAILFSSFLQMLATGLLEVPTGWLSDRFGWARTLIVALWGKCCITMLMVLAVATAAAGHVGLAWSCLAFEALGDAIASALMNGSYQNAYLEWYRERNDGEVTPPPLFLASYRFAQRVRLLLPVVIIAAVSVIRWIGHLAGETAIVVSSLASCGFVLVLRGVVLVRICTDLQQQRARDRLVPFAIATVLNSVRTQLRSDLAQARTTFVTTWHPFLLYVLGRIIAAASALFLMGHIMQRFVVLWHLEHSGWSAATIFAVAYYIAEMGIAATLFPRITDHNVCRMTRILAMVAICLGLAHGILMVTGRAPVSAFSMLIGFALVGLIAGKMMQQFIASRCETCVPQMIRATWLSVAESLALLIYATIAGIALTGSPPTAYLTVVGWLTLAAGLLGFLANRVPFVPSAQRSFHAILRHHVLMSMLLGAVAFGAYDLIASIHAMTKTQRQFESTLGDVVVSSIREPLTQGSFTEANLRLSRMETAGTFLCYRLTVWDFSQDSCPAMSRARLFVRNREFPIRLATNDPRAIGTITMHFDQTPMVWAIVRRIGIDILLFAMFGFLAVRVSRRVGQHLTHELQQVIEHTEDAKTVPHSTPSFITVEFQQLSDRFHQLVRCIEDNAKKIALGKLALQVAHDLRSPLSSIQVAGRILGEEVGREGRSGQAMNLLRLGCHRLGEIANDLLQRPAAADGAPADGASPTPVPFALHEVCDELLGEFQAQTLGDGVTFVKAYHPEALVLRGDRTGWARALGNLLKNALEAMQSAAAARPMQLTIGTAVAGERVQVQVTDTGPGMSAATVAKILQGGHTEGKADGHGIGMTVVQEVVTAHGGQLAVASVVGQGTTFTLTVPAALLEPTVVTIPVEAGSLVLVLDDDPGMREQWRMLLWEQDVVCERFTCWEDYATSAAAHDSAHPPRTVIVDYHFDNSAVDGVTIVRRLRGQGVPHLVLCTAEYWKPSLREVTRDLGITLCPKPVPRVVVEWMPTKPIGTNAAANCPTEITASTDGAPVTGPGVLVIDDDSGVRFAWEMEQARLGIGTLMSYDSMESCAAAAPDYAQFDFAFVDKNIPNSTWQIAQVITHLKAAGVKRVILATGENKIHTPDDPVWTLADGVEPLKVPEVLPS
- a CDS encoding efflux RND transporter permease subunit; this translates as MVNAVIRFSVHNRWLVLLFTLLVAAMGWIAFEHLAIDAVPDITNVQVSVNSLVEGLVPEEIERAITYPIEAAVNGIAHVTHIRSLSKFGLSQVTVNFEDGTDIYWARQQVAERLSAVLRELPPGIQPQLGPISTGLGEIFMYTVEAKLPLTGPARKAQLMELRAIQEWMIRPRLMTVPGVAGVDTTGGYEKQYHIQPDIKAMTEWGLNFEDLHAALEASNKNVGGGYIEQGKELLLVQAVGLFASADAIRKVPVKTMENLRVVTIGDIARVAVESGLRVGSALVRGQEAILGTVFLLTGENSRSVAKAVAARLEDINKNLPPGITIETLYNRAEVVDATLETVVHNLLTGAALVIVVLLLLLGNFRAAVITALTIPFALLFTFLLMKARGLSGNLMSLGALDFGIIVDGAVIVMDNCVRLVHERVKARARPLTDKELQETVVDATIETRKAAGFGQLIIVLVLLPVFALTGIEGKMFQPMIASFCFALLGALFFSFTTAPALASLLLSGNAAEQEPWLMRAMRHGYHGLLYWSLNRRTVVLSGIGLVLLTGLALFTRLGAEFVPQLNEGSIVVMLQRDVNISMSEAVRMQEHSERVIMQFPEVANVFSRTGTAEAATDPMGIYLTDTFVMLKPQREWSQIDGHRRSKDALAAAVVEQLRSEIPDQEPILTQPIQMRFNELLEGTRADVSVKIFGDDLNLLLEQSEQAETLLKAIPGAGDVEAEVSEKSKLLQIVPNHALLEKMGIPVQTVLDTVATAIGGLDAGTLYEGARRFPIVIRVGEQERSDIEQIKQLPVSIGPYLNVRLADVANVRLAESFGLIIRENTKRRTAILLNPRGRDTESFVQEAQATLEKAIPLPAGSYFEWGGNFKNLEAAKARLLVLMPLILLLVLVMIHLVFRNLFQTLLIFSGVPLAMVGGIVMLFMTGLPFSISAGVGFIALIGIALLNGIVLVSYINLLRHETGHSGVTLVFQGCLLRLRPVLMTALVEIFGFLPMMFSTGLGAEVQRPLATVVIGGVFSSTVLTLIVLPLVFLMCESRSGATITVGER
- a CDS encoding TolC family protein — encoded protein: MIRHSFRILILFFASSTLVASGAQDVRANSCDAIVSAQDILQCALGRHPDVIHAQAETARDTQLVQIARQRPNPELQGRVLGGHNTGAIRWSSETALLHTVEVGGKRRARIGQARALVKQAGIAVKRNQEAVALQTVFALYRLRQIRLELERAEETITTFSKLLAALNARPTRTPEQEVSQSSFRLAREAYTLKQIALIQERAGMMASLEAATGIPGRTIARHLPKPARWPQSPSAMEPAPRSSASLELARSEQQLSAWKVAVAQSNAWPDLKIGPSVDAEAQDSGETRWFGGVTVSVPLPLWNRNRGEKAFAKADQLRARANLEQVLRKNAAERLLQLKRYRAAVQALRASRSIPGLAVEHQHLETYFEKGLVTSALVIEIHNQLYDITSTRHEQELIAVDALWRLYILDGRVLEAKM